A section of the Sphaerodactylus townsendi isolate TG3544 linkage group LG11, MPM_Stown_v2.3, whole genome shotgun sequence genome encodes:
- the CDCA7L gene encoding cell division cycle-associated 7-like protein isoform X2, whose amino-acid sequence MFEGFSSSEPEVVDSDLSNDALPMATAEEKEETRRASPQRRSFGFRVALQFPTKKSAEKRVPDKVDSKFSLKDSKHPYALTEIKKDKPWKKLGQEASSESEEDVKEASKDTSGALLKRAMNIKENKAMLAQLLAELNSIPDLFPVKTPTSTPSKQKKTPKRMFSEGQIERRTNPTRNARPRENFALENVTFSAVRFAEQLHNYRRQNNLQKRLKEDSLKVPKRRRSSKYCTFRPVEDITDEDLENIAITVKDKIYDKVLGSTCHQCRQKTIDTKTICRNDGCGGVRGQFCGPCLRNRYGEDVKSALLDPDWICPPCRGICNCSYCRKRDGRCATGMLIHLAKFYGYDNVKEYLESLQKQLAESN is encoded by the exons atgtttgaagGTTTTTCTTCAAGTGAGCCAGAA gtggtggattctgatctgagcAATGATGCTTTACCTATGGCAACAgctgaggagaaggaggagacaaGAAGAGCTTCCCCTCAGAGAAGGAGCTTTGGCTTTCGTGTGGCATTGCAATTTCCCACTAAGAAGTCTGCTGAGAAGAGGGTCCCTGACAAAGTTGACTCCAAGTTCTCCTTGAAGGACAGTAAACACCCTTATGCCctcacagaaataaaaaaggataaACCCTGGAAGAAACTAGGCCAGGAGGCCTCCTCAGAGTCTGAAGAAGATGTTAAAGAGGCATCAAAAGATACCTCTGGAGCCCTGCTTAAAAGAGCTATGAACATCAAAGAAAATAAAGCCATG CTTGCTCAGTTATTAGCAGAACTGAATTCTATACCTGATTTGTTTCCAGTGAAAACACCTACATCAACTCCTTCT aaacagaagaaaacaccAAAGAGAATGTTTTCAGAAGGCCAGATAGAGCGTCGTACTAACCCAACCAGGAATGCTCGTCCCCGGGAGAACTTTGCCTTGGAAAACGTTACTTTTTCTGCTGTCAGATTTGCTGAACAGCTTCACAATTACAGACGACAGAACAATTTACAGAAAAGACTAAAAGAG GACAGTTTGAAGGTGCCCAAAAGAAGACGATCATCAAAATACTGTACATTCCGACCAGTTGAAGACATTACTGATGAGGATTTGGAAAACATTGCAATAACAGTGAAAGATAAAATCTATGATAAGGTCTTG ggaaGTACATGCCATCAGTGTCGACAGAAGACAATTGACACAAAGACCATTTGTCGCAATGATGGTTGTGGAGGTGTGAGAGGACAGTTCTGTGGACCATGTCTCCGAAATCGCTATGGAGAAGATGTAAAATCTGCACTTCTAGACCCA gattggaTATGTCCTCCTTGCCGAGGGATCTGCAATTGCAGCTACTGTCGCAAACGTGATGGCCGTTGTGCTACAGGGATGCTTATTCATCTAGCAAAGTTCTATGGTTATGACAATGTGAAAGAATATCTGGAAAG CTTGCAAAAGCAACTTGCAGAGAGCAACTGA